CTGCAACGGCGTGTTCGAGATCAAGCCGCCATCCCAGTAGTATTCGCCCTCGATCTCGACGGCGGGAAAGCCGGGCGGCAGCGATCCGCTCGCCATGACGTGCTCGGGACGGATCTTGTGCGTGGTCGTATCGAAATAGACGAAGTTGCCGCTGCGCACATTGACGGCGCCGACGCTGAATCGGGTACCCGCCGCATTGATCCGATCGAAGTCGACGAGGCGCTCGAGCGTGCTTTTGAGCAGCTTGGTCTCGTAGAAGCTGGTTGCCTCGAGTGCACCGTTCGGGTGCATCCAGGCGACCGGCTGGCGCAGTTGGAAAAACCCGGAGGCGCCGTTTAGCAGGGCGGATCCCGCGCTCATCTGATTGAACAGCTTGCGCGCGAGATCCCCGCGCGGCGCCAAGGCGTCGAAGCCAAGCGTCCAGTCGAATAGCGGGTTGGCGGTGACTTCCTCCCAGAACGTCCGCAGCTTGGCGACGCGCTCCTTCGGCGGGTTGCCGGCGATCAGTGCCGAATTGATGGCGCCGATCGATATTCCCGCCACCCAGTCCGGATGCAGATCGGCCTCGGCCAAGGCCTCGTAGACGCCGGCCTGATACGAGCCGAGCGCGCCGCCGCCCTGCAGCAGCAAGGCGACGCATTCGAAGGGCGGACGACCATCCGGTCGATCATGCATCGATTTCGCATGTCGGCGGTTATTGAGTTGGACATCGTCGGGCATAAGAACTCCTGTCGCGAAAGTGCGACGCACGTTGTCGAGGTCTGCTCCGCAGACCAAGCTGGTTTCCAGTAGCGGATCGGGCGCAGTTCTTGAAACGCCGGCTTTCGTTGCCGGTCTCAATGATCTTGCTGCGCTGCCCTCCGGGTCGCCGTGATGGGTGAACCGGTCGAGGAGCGCGGTCGTCGTCTTGCCATGGGCGAACACCGGCGGCCATTCACCAAACGCCAGATGGCGGTGACGATGACGGAGGATTGCTCCTAGAGACGCCTGACCAGATGGCACGGGGCGGGCAGGCCGTCTGACCGGGTGAATGGCAGGTAGCCCAAAGGTCCGCGTGCCTAGCCGCTCCAGTGCGGCGCTCAGGCTTTGCTGTCATCGCCTTGCCCGCTCGGCGGCGGGCGACGGTAGTGCTGCAGGAACATCCGGATCGTGTCTTCGACCACTTCCTCGGCCGAAATCGGCGCACCTTCGCGGCCCATCATCCAAGGCCACAGGAAGAACTCGTTGAGGATACCCGTGAACTGGCGAACCGCCAGCACCGGGTTACGGCAGTCGAGAACCCCCATCTCAGTCAGATGCGCCAGATAGCGCACGAACCGCTCCGACTGCGGCTCCATGACTGCCGCGAACGCCTCGGCGATCCAGGGAAACTGGCGGGAGTCGGCCACCACCATCCGAAGGAACCCGAGGTACCCCGGGCGCGCGTGGAGATCGAGGATCGCCCGCGCGATCAGATGCAAGACCTCTTCGACGTTGCCTTGGGTTTCGATGCCCGGCGGCAAGGCGTTCTCGAGCTGGCCCGAGACCCGAAGAAGCATCTCCCGGAAGATCTCCTCCTTGCTGGTGAACTGGTTGTAGAGCGTCCGCCGAACCACACCGGCGGCTTCGGCCAGATCGTCCATGCTCACCGTGCCGAAGCCGCGTTCCAGGAACAGACGCTCGGCGGCTTCGACAATGGCCTCTCGCGACCCGCCGCGCCGCACCTTCGGGCCGGCCGGCTGCACGCTCTCGCCATCTCCCATTCCCAAATCTCCTTTGCGCTATCCAGCGCATATTTGAATTACACTATACGGTGCATATATATATATTATTGCGTGCAGTTCAAGACCTGACATGCGAATTTCGCCTTCATCGGCATCGCCTTAGCTTGTGGGAGTGGGAGCCTCGAGAGGGATCGTAAAATCGTCCGTCGATCGGATGGCGTCGTCGCTACAGACCCGGCGTCACCCTGACTGGATCGGCGCTATCAAAGGCCTTAGTACCCACGTGTCCAATGCGGGGCTCAGGCTCCGCTGTCGTTCGCCAGGCCGCGGGCGACGGTAGTGCTGCAGAAACATCCGGATCGTGTCTTCGATCACTTCCTTGGTCGAAATCGGCGCGCCTTCGCGGCCCATCATCCAAGACCACAGAAAGAACTCGTTTAGGATGCCCGTGAACTGGCGAACCGCCAGCACCGGGTTTCGGCAGTCGAGGACACCCATCTCGGTCAGATGCGCCAGATAGCGCGCGAACCGCTCCGACTGCGGCGCCATGACGGCCGCGAGCGCCTCGGCGGTCCAGGGAAACTGGCGCGAGTCGGCCACCACCATCCGAAGGAACCCGAGATACCTCGGGCGCGTGTGGAGATCCAGGATGGTCCGCGCGATCAGCCAGAGGACATCCTCGACGCTGCCTAAGTTTTCGATGCCCGGCGGGAAAGCGTCCTCAAGCTGACCCGAGACCCGAAGGAGCATCTCCCGAAAGATCTCCTCCTTGCTGGTGAACTGATTGTAGAGCGTCCGCCGGGCCACACCGGCCGCTTCGGCCAGATGGTCCATGCTCACCGTGGCGAAGCCGCGTTCAAGGAACAGACTTTCGGCGGCTTCGACAATGGCCTCTCGCGATCCTCCACGCCGCGCCTGCAGGCCGGCCGGCTGCAGGCTCTCGCTATCGCCCATCCGCAGATCTCCTTTGCACTATCCAGTGCATTAAATTATTGCACATGTCAGTGCATATAGATATATCGTTTCGTGCAAATCAAGGTCTGGCATGCGGGCCTCGCCTTTGCCGGCGGCGCCTCAGCTTGTCGTCGCCCCTTTGAAAGACAGCGAAATGTGGAAGTCCCGGACCCTAGTAGCCACGCTGATCGCCGCAACACTCGCGGGCTGCGACAAGCCAGCACCATCCGCCCCTCAGATCCGACCCGTCCGTGCGGTGACCATCCAAGGCGGCGCAGGCGGCGAGACCGTTTCGCTGACGGGGCAGATTCGCGCCAAAGACCAGGCCAGCCTCGCCTTTCGGCTCGATGGACGCATGATCGAGCGGCTTGTCAACGTGGGCGATTTGGTCCAGGCAGGCCAGGTCATCGCCCGGCTCGATCCCCAGAACCAGCAGAATGCGCTCCGCTCGGCGCAGGCCAACCTCGCCTCGGCGGAGGCGCTGGCCACCCAGGCGCGCCTCACCTTCTCGCGACAGCAGGCGCTCTTAAAGGATGGCTGGACGCCCCGTGCCCGCTACGACGATGCCGAGCAGGCGCTCCAGTCCGCGCAGGCGCAGGTCGACTCCCTCCGGGCGCAGGCGCGCATCGCGCAGGATCAACTGAGCTACACGGTGCTATACGCCGACGGTCCAGGCGCGGTCACCGCGGTCGGCGCCGAACCTGGCGAGGTCGTCCATGCCGGGCAGATGGTCGTCCAGGTGGCGCGCCAGGGCGTACGCGACGCCGTCTTCGACGTATCCGAGCAGATCATGCGGACGGCCCCGCGCGATCCGACGGTGGAGATCGCTCTCACCAATGATCCCACCGTGAAAGCGACCGGCCGCGTGCGGGAAGTGGCGCCGCAGGCCGATGCCGCCACCCGGACGTTCCGGGTCAAGGTCGAGATCTCCGATCCCCCCGCAGCCATGCGGCTGGGATCCACGGTCACGGGCGGCATCAAGCTGGCGACTCCTCCCGGCATGAAGGTCCCGGCCGGCGCGCTATTTGAGCAGAGCGGACACCCGGCCGTGTGGGTGATCGATCCTCAGACCCAAGCCGTGTCCCTCCGTGCCGTGAAAGTTCAGCAGTACGATCCGGACAATTTCGTGATCTCTGAAGGGTTGCAACCAGGCGAGGTGGTGGTCACCGCCGGCGTGCAGGTGCTGACCCCGGGCCAGAAGGTCCGGCTCCTGGAGGCCGCCCAATGAAGAGCTTCAACCTCTCCGAATGGGCACTCCAGCATCGTTCGCTGGTGATCTTTTTCATGATGGTGATCGTGGTCGCGGGCGTCGGGTCCTACTTCCAGCTCGGGCGCGACGAGGATCCAGTCTTCACAATCAAGACCATGGTTGTCCAGGCTTCATGGCCCGGCGCCACGGTCGAGGACACGCTCACGCAAGTCACGGACCGCCTGGAGCGCAAGCTGCAAGAGACGCCGAACCTCGATTACCTGCGCAGCTACACCACGGCAGGCAAATCCACGATTTTCGTTTACCTGAAGGACTCGACTCCCCCGCACCAGGTGTCGGACATCTGGTATCAGGTGCGCAAAAAGGTCGGAGATATCCGCAGTACGCTGCCGCAAGGAATCGTCGGCCCGGGCTTCAATGATGAGTTCGGCGACACTTACGGCATTATCTACGGCTTCGCCGCGGACGGGTTCACGCACCGGGAGCTGAAGGACTACGTGGACGACGTCCGCAACCGGCTCCTCCAACTGCCCGACATATCGAAGATCGATATCCTCGGGGCCCAGGACGAACGCGTCTACGTCGAGTTCTCGAGCAAGCAACTCGCAGGCCTCGGGATCGAACGGTCTGCGCTGATCACTGCCCTCGAGGCCCAGAACGCCGTGACGCCCGCGGGCGTGGTGCAGACTGGCAATGAGCAGATTCTCCTCCGGATCTCGGGCGACTTTCGGTCTGAGCAGGACATCCTCGCCGTCAATTTCGTCGCGAACGGCCGGATCATCCGCCTGGGCGACATCGCGCGTGTGACCCGCGGCCCAGCCGACCCTGCGCAGCCCATGTTCCGCGTCAACGGGCGGGACGCCATCGGGTTGGCTATTGCCATGCGCAAGGGCGGCGACGTCCTGTCCCTTGGGCACAACGTCGAGACCGCCATGGCGGAGATCACCGCGAACCTCCCGGTCGGGATCGAGGCGAAGCTCGTCGCCGACCAGCCCGTCACCGTCAAACACGCAGTGGACGACTTCATGGAAGCCCTGTGGGAGGCTGTCGCGATCGTGCTCGGCGTAAGCCTGGTGAGCCTGGGCTTGCGGGCTGGTGCGGTGGTGGCGCTTGCCATCCCGCTGGTGCTCGCTGTGGTCTTCCTGGCGATGCATCTGTTCGGGATCGATCTCCAGCGGATCTCGCTTGGCGCACTCATCATTGCCCTTGGCCTGCTGGTCGACGACGCGATGATCACGGTCGAGACCATGATCACGCGGCTGGAGAAGGGGGACGACAAGGAGCACGCTGCCACCTTCGCCTACAAGTCGACCGCGTTTCCGATGCTCTCCGGCACGCTGGTGACGGTCGCGGGTTTCGTCCCAATCGGCTTCGCGCGCAGTGGCGCTGGCGAATACACCTTCTCGATTTTTGCGGTGGTCGCCATCGCGTTGATCGCATCGTGGGTCGTGGCGGTTCTCTTCGCCCCCTTGCTCGGTGTCTGGATCCTCAAGAAACCCAAGGGGGCACATTCGGAGGAACCAGGGCCGATCATGCGCGCGTTCCGCCGCGTCCTCATCCTGGCGATGCGGGCCCGCTGGGTCACGGTGCTCCTCACGGTTGCCCTGTTCGGGGCGGCGCTCTTCGGCACGCGCTTCGTCCCGCAACAGTTCTTCCCCGCGTCCGACCGGCCGGAGCTGCTTGTAAACCTGCAGCTGCCGCAGAACGCGTCGATCTACGCGACGCGCGACGTCTCGGCCCGGCTCGACGAGCTCCTGAAACAGGATCAGGACGTGGACCACTGGAGCACCTATGTGGGACAAGGCGCCGTTCGCTTCTATCTGCCGCTCGACGTGCAGCTCCCGAACGATTCCTTCGCCCAGGCCGTGGTCGTGACCAAGGGGCTGGAGCAGCGCGAGCGGGTCAAGGCCAGGCTGGAGCACGCGCTGGCAGCGGAGTTCCCGAACGTCACCGGTCGTGTCTCTCCTCTGGAGCTTGGTCCCCCGGTGGGATGGCCGCTCCAGTACCGGGTGCGCGGGCCGGAGACGGAGGAAGTGCGCAAGATCGCGTTCAAGGTGGCGCAGATCATGGGGGGCGATGGCGCCGTCCAGAACGTCAACTACAATTGGATGGAACCGGGGCGCACCGTGCGGATCCAGGTCGACCAGGACCAGGCCCGCCTCCTTGACCTCAGCTCCGAAGAGCTTGCACAGGCCGTGAACACGGTCGTGTCCGGTGTCACGTCGACCCAGATGCGGAGCGGAATCTACCTCGTTGATGTGCTGGTCCGGGCATCTGCCGAGGAGCGCAGCTCGCTGTCGACGATCCGAACGCTCCAGGTGCCGCTGCCCAACGGGCGGACCGTTCCCCTGAGCCAGATCGCCTCCGTCGAGTACGGCCAGGAATATCCGATCGAGTGGCGGCGGGACCGGAGGCCCACGCTGACGGTCCGGGCCGAGGTCGCAGCCGGCACGCAGCCCGCCACGGTCGTTGAGACCTTGACGCCGCAGATCGCGGAGCTGAACGCCAGTCTACCGGCCGGCTACCATGTCGAGCTTGGCGGCTCTGTGGAGGAGAGCGGCAAGGCCCAGGCTTCGGTTGCCGCCGTCCTGCCGCTGATGCTCGTGCTGACGCTCACCGTGCTGATGACCCAGCTCCAGAGTTTCAACCGCCTGTTCCTGGTGCTGAGTGTGGCCCCCCTTGGGCTGATCGGGGTCGTCGGCGCTCTTCTCCTGTCGGATAAGCCGCTGGGGTTCGTGGCGCTCCTTGGCGTGCTGGCCCTCACCGGCATGATCGCGCGCAACTCGGTGATCCTCATCGACCAGATTGAGACCGAGAAGGCGCACGGGCGTCACCCCTGGGATGCCGTCATCGAGGCGACCACGCACCGCTTCCGGCCGATCCTGCTCACCGCGGCGGCTGCAATCCTGGGCATGATCCCGATCGCGCCGACCATCTTCTGGGGGCCGATGGCCTACGCGATCATGGGCGGCCTGGCGGTCGCGACGCTGCTCACGCTCGTCTTCCTGCCGGCGCTGTACGTCGCGTGGTTCCGGATCAGGCAGCCGCACACGGACACCGACCGGAGCCTGGATGTCACCCAAACTGCCCTTGCCGGCGAGTGACCGCCTGGCGAGGTAGCGGAAGATGACCAGTGCTCAGATACATTCGCCGGAAGCGACCCCGTCGCTGTGGCTCGACCGTTCCGCGACACCAGGCGCCTTCTATGCCGGCCGGCTGATGGAATGTCACGAATGCGGGTTGCGGCACGATGTTCCGGCACTGCCGGACGGCACCGCCGCCCGCTGCGTCCGATGCGGGGCACTCCTGCACCGCTTCCGTGCCGCCTCGCTCGATCATGCCTTCTCCTACACCTCGGCAGGCCTCGTGCTGTTCCTGATGGCGAATTTTCTGCCGTTCATGTCGCTCGATATCTCGGGCCGGATCCAGAGCGCCAGTCTGGTCAGCGGCATCGTCGCGCTCTACCGGCAGGGGCTGTGGGCGCTCGCCGGGGTCGTGGGCCTCACTATGTTCTTAGCGCCGGCGCTGCGGCTCGGCGCGCTGTTCCTCGTGCTGGGCGGCCTCCGCCTCAGGCGCCCGCCACGCTGGCTGCCGCGGCTCTATCGCTGGGCCGATCGGCTCCGTCCCTGGGCGATGGTCGAGGTCTACCTGCTCGGTATTTTTGTCGCCTATGTGAAGCTGGTCGACCTCGCGACCGTCGATGTCGGTTCCGGACTTTGTTCAGTTGGCGCGCTAATGCTGGCGATCCTTGCCGCCGGCACCGCGCTTGATGCCGAGACCATGTGGCGGGAATTCGAGCGCCGTGGCCTAGTCCCACCGGTGCCGCCAGTCGATCCGCACCGACCGGCTTGTCTCTGCCATGCCTGTGGCCTGGTCTCCAACATTCCCGCAGACAAGCAGGGCGACTGCCGACGCTGCGGCGCGGCGGTGCATCTCCGCCGGCCGGACAGTCTGAACCGCACCTGGGCGCTGGTGATGGCCGCGATCCTTCTCTACATCCCGGCCAACCTTTTCCCGGTGATGACGATCACCTCGATGGGCACCACTGCCTCCGCCACGATCATGGGCGGCGTGATCGAGCTGGCGGACGCCGGCATGTGGCCGCTCGCGGCGCTCGTGTTCTTCGCCTCGGTCATCGTTCCCGTGCTGAAGCTCGTCGGGCTAATCGTCCTGCTGGTTTCGACCCAGCGCCGAACGACCCAAGGTCTGCGCCACCGCACGGCGATCTACCGGATCGTCGAGGCGATCGGCCGCTGGTCGATGATCGACATATTCACGGTCTCGATCCTGGTGGCGCTGGTCCAGCTCGGCGAGCTGGCGACGATCGAGCCCGGGATCGGTGCCGTGTCCTTCGCTGCCGTGGTGATCATCACGATGATCGCCGCCATGATCTTCGATTCGCGCCTCATGTGGGATGCGGCGGGAGAAAACAATGATTGAGCTTGAATCGCGTGGCGAAACCGCCGCGCCGGCGCCGCCCGCGCCGCGCCTCGATCGCGGGCGCCGGCTCCCGGCGATCTGGCTCGTGCCGATCGTGGCGGCGCTGGTCGGGGTCTATTTGGCTTGGGTCGCCCTGTCGGAGCAGGGACCGACCATCACGATCGGCTTCCAGACGGCGGACGGGCTCGAAGCCGGCAAGACCCAGATCAAGTACAAAGACGTGGTGCTCGGCACGGTTCGGGGCATCGCCTTGTCCGAGGACCTCAGCCATGTCGATGTCAAGGCTGAGATGACCAAGCAAGCGGCACGGCAGCTGCGCCAGGGCACCCGCTTCTGGGTGGTCCGGCCGCGGCTGTCCGCTGGCGGCGTGTCCGGCCTGAGCACGATCATCTCCGGCGCCTATATCGAGCTCGATCCAGGCCCGGGCGCGAGCGAACGCCGCTTCACCGGCCTCGAAGACCCGCCGGTCGTGCAGTCCGATGTGCCTGGGACCGAGTTCCTGCTCACCGCCGACCGCATCGGCTCGGTCGCCGCCGGCTCGCCGATCTACTTCCGCGATGTGCAGGTCGGTCAGGTGGCGGGCTACGAGTCTTCCGATCTCGAGGCCGGGGTTAGGATTCACGCCTTCGTCCGCGCGCCCTACGACCGTCAGGTCTTTGCCGGCACCCGCTTCTGGAACGCCTCCGGCATCTCCCTCACCACCGGGCCGGAGGGGGTCAAGCTGCAGCTCGAATCCCTGCAGGCGGTGCTGGCGGGCGGTATCGCCTTCGATACGCCAGCCACCGCCCGCACCGGCGAGTCGGCAAAGCCGGGCGCCGTGTTCCCCCTCTACAAGGACGAGACCAGTGTCCAAGAGGCGCAATATACCGTCCGTCTGCCCTATATTATCTATTTCGACGGGTCGGTCGGCGGTCTGGCGCCGGGCTCTCCGGTCGAATGGGGCGGCATCAAGATCGGCCGGGTCACCGACGTTCGTCTGCAATATGACACGGCAGCGGCCCGGGTCCGGATCCCGGTGGTGATCGAGCTCCAGCCGCAACGAGTCGATGTGATCGGTGGCGCCCCGGATCAGCACGACGCCGAGCCGCTTGGGCCGCTGGTCCGCCGTGGGCTGAGGGCACAGGTCAAGACCGATAACCTCCTCACCGGGCAAATGGCCGTGACACTGGACATGTTTCCTGATGCCGTCCCGGCGGAACTGGGGACGGGCGACCGCTATCCGGTGATCCCCAGCGTCCCGGGACAGGTCGACAGCGCCTTGCGATCGATCAACGGCATCCTCGACCGACTGTCGACGCTGCCGCTCGACCAGCTGGTCGCGCAGGCGAATGCCACGCTGAAGTCGTTCGAAACCCTGGCCGCCTCGCCGGAGATGAAGGAGTCGATGCGCTCTCTCGCCGGCGCCCTGTCCTCGGCCCGGCAGCTACTCCGCCAAGCGAACACCGATCTCGGCCCGGCGATGCAGAAGCTGCCGCCAATCCTCGACACGGCGCAGCAGGCGGTGCGCCAGCTCAACGGCACGCTCGGCTCGATCGACCAGGGCTATGGCGCGGACTCGACCTTCAAGCGTGACCTCACCCGGCTGATGGGCCAGGTCGAGGACTCGCTGCGCTCGTTCCGCGACCTTTCCGACTACCTCGAACAGCACCCCGAGGCGCTCGTCCGGGGCAAGACACCGGGAAACTGATCGAATGACTCTGCTATGCCTGCCGCGCCGCGCCCTGCTCATGGCGTCCGTGACGATGGTCGCCGCTTGCGCCTCACCGCAGGCAAAGGTTTACACCCTGGCCTCGGTGCCCGGCGCGCCCGTCGAGGGCCAGCCGCTGACAGCGTCGGTGGCCACGGTGGAGATTCCCAAATATCTCGACCGGCCGCAGATCGTCCGCCGCACGGACGCGGTCGAGCTTGGCGTCGACGAGTACGAGCGGTGGGGCGAGCCGCTGGCCAATATGGTGCAGCGGGTGCTGGCCGAGGACTTGGCCGGGCGCCTGCCGGCCGGTTCCAGCACCACCGCCAGCCGGACCCTGTCAGGCGACGAAGCGCTGACGATCGAACTCACGCTCCCTCGCTTCGATCCGGACCCTGACGGCGCCATCGTGCTCGAGGCGCAATGGCGCCTACGATACAAGGCCGGCGGCAGGTCCGGCACCCAGACTGCTCGGATTGTCTGCCGGTCGGCGGACAAGACCGCGGCGGCCGAGGTGTCGGCGATGAGCGACGCCTTGGGCGAACTCGCCAGCCGAATCGCCCTGGGCATTCGCTGAGTCACAGCGGCCGCTTCGCCCGCGGTCCATGTGCGTGCGAGCGATGGGACGGTGCTCCCCGCTGCAGATGCGCCGCCAAATTGGGGCTTAAAAGGTATTGCACACATAAGTGCAAAAAGGTATATTGCATCATATAGTGCAGAGCGCTTTGAAGCGTTGGGCCAAGGCCTACGCACTGCTAGCACCTCAGATCGTCGTCCCTTCGGAAGAACCCATGAAGTCCATCGCTACAGTCACGGCTTTTGCCGCGTCCGCGCTCGTCTCGATCTGTGGGTCGGGCGGCGCATCGGCGCAGGACGCTTCCCTGCAGTCGGCGCCGGGCACTCAATCGTCCGCATCGAGCCCAGGAACCGCGGGTGGTCCACTTGCGCCCATGTTTGCCGCCTGCACCGGCAAGAGCGCCGGCATGGCCTGCACCCTTGCGTCACCTACGGGTCAAGGAGCGCCGGCCGCCGGAATATGCCAGGGGCCGCCATTCGGAATGCCGGGCCCCGTCGCCTGCATTCCGTCGCCCCCTTCGCCGAGCCAAGGCGTCGCGCGATGATTGCGAACGGTCGGACTTGCTCGGGACCCTTGCGAGCGAAGGTCCGGGCGCGCCCTCCGGCCCGCTTCACCGCGCTTCTGGGCATCGGCGTGGTTGTCTCGGCCATTGTCATGTCCAACCGATCGTCGATCGTTCCTCAATCCGAAACGCTGCGCAGCATCTCGCCGGGCATCAACGAGATCCGGGAGATCGCGCGCTCGGCCGCTGCTGCTTTCGATCTGGAGCGGGCCGTGCGGCTCGTCTGTCTGCTGCTATTCGGGGTCTTGTCGACCCTGCTCAGCCTCAGCAGCCTGCCGCGGTTGGTCGAGATGACAGGGTATTTGACCGTGCTCGCAGCGGCCGTGAAGCGATCGGCGGCGGCAACTGTTGCGCAACGGCCGCGAAGGCAAGCCGCGGCCATCATGAAAGGGGCCTGCACACCGCCCGCACGGGGGGTTGAAGAAGGCCTCTTGAAGCGCCTCAACCTCGCCCGATGGGTCATTCGTCACCGCGCCTACCTGGTCTATTCCGTCATTGGCGTCGCGGTCGGGACGCTGCTCGCCGACCAACCAGAGGCGGTCGAACGTACGATCGGCGATTTCTTGGAATGGCTGCGACAATGTTACATGCCAGATCTCGTCTATTGCAGCGGCGTAGACGAGATTTATTGCAGCGGATGGCGCTGATGCTGTTCGGTCGCCATCACGCTCGTAATGAAACGAGGCCTGCGGGCGGGAGCGGGAGCAATCCTTCCGACGCCCCTGATGCTTGCGGAAACAGAGCTATTGGGGATCGGCCGGGAGCGGAACTCGCGGGGACGACACGTCCGTCCCGCACTGCGGGCTTGCCCCTGCAGGCAGGCCTCAGAACTCAGCGCGAACGCACCGTGCAAAGCATCCTCGCCGTTGTTCTGGGCATTTGCCCTCCAGTCGTTTGCGCCTGGATTGCCCAGAACTCCGCCAATTGGGACCTGTTTGAGCGGTCTGGCTCGATAACCGCTACGATCGGCCTGGTGGCGGCGTCGAGGCGATATATGCAGCATAGCATCCTCGAACTAGCCGCGTTGCACGAAAGCGGAGATTTGAAATCCGACCTCGCGGAAGTCCTCGAGGATATTTTCACGGGCAAACTCGGGTTGGCGCTCTCAGGATTCGGAATGATCATCTGGGGCTGGGGCAAATATCTTGGCTGGTGGAGCTTCAGTTATCTTGTGGTGTGGGGATTTTTCATTCTCCGCGATGCCCGTCGGGATTTCATCCGTCTGCAAAACGCCAATGCACGCTCAGCTGTCTGAAGGCGAACGAGCGGCTACAGCCGGCGCGGGGTGCTGCCGCCATACCGGAAGTGGGCCAAGTGGAACTCGTGCGCATGCGGGAGAACCTTGCCGCCGCGCGGGCCGCCGCCGCGGCGCAGACCGCTGACAATTTTGCTCATCAGTTCGTCGCCGTAGGCGACGTGGATCTCCCGCCAGGACAAGGCGGCCACTGACATCGCCTAGGCAATCCAGGGCGACGATCGTTCCTTGGGCGTCGTGATGGTTCGGGCAGCGCCTCCGCTGTTATCGGGGAGGCCGCAGAGGGTCGGCCCCGCATCCCCGATGCTCCAAGGAGTCTTATGCGTGCGTGAGTACGCATTCTAGGAAGAGAGTGTACCCTCATGAAGATAGATGCAGCCGTTGTCGCGACAGCTTCGATGCAGGCGGGCAACCCGCCGACGCGACGGTCACGGTCATGTTCGCCGCTGACGGCCTGGTTGCCCGGTCTCGCCCGACACAATTCCGCGCCGTGGATGGCCACCCCGCGAAAGTCGGTCATGACGGCACACCACCTCCTTCAAGTCGCGGCACTTGGCGTTTGCGTCGCTTTCGCCGCGTTGCCGACGGCTCGAGCCGCAGTCCCGGTTCAGCCCGTTATACCGGGGATCAGCGAGGAAGCCGGAAGTGCCATCGCGCAGATGGGCAAGACGCTTTCGGCCAAGGAACTGTCGATGACGGCAAGGACCATCAGGGTCTACTTGGACGAGGCCGGACAGCCGCTTCATATTTTTCAAACCATGAAGGTCGTCGTGCGCCGGCCTAACAGGCTTACCGTTCAGCTGAGCGGTGACGACGGGTCGCATGATCTGTTCTACGACGGCAAGTCGGCATCGATCTTCTCACCCGACGCCAACGAATACGCGACCATCGCCGCGCCGGCTGACATCCCGTCGGCTCTTGACGAGGTGCAGGACAAGCTCAACATCGATTTTCCGCTGAACGCCTTTTTTTCCAACGCTCCCGACAAATCGCTTCTGAACGATGTTGTCGCGGGCTGGCAGGTTGGCACGGCCTCTGTCGACGGTGTCGAGTGCCGGCACCTGATCTTCTTCCAAAGAGCCGGCGTCGAGCTGGAATTGTGGGTGGAGAAGAGTAGCGAGGCTAGACCGCATCGCATGATCGTCACCTATCGACTACTCCCCGGACAGCCGAATTTCATCGCGGAATTCACGGGCTGGAACACCCAGGTCCATTCGCCCGACTCTGAATTCGCCTTCCAACCTCCCGCCGACGCAAAAAAGATTGAGCTCGGCCCGACTGCTGTGCCGGACAAGGAAGG
The genomic region above belongs to Aliidongia dinghuensis and contains:
- a CDS encoding DUF2092 domain-containing protein, whose amino-acid sequence is MKIDAAVVATASMQAGNPPTRRSRSCSPLTAWLPGLARHNSAPWMATPRKSVMTAHHLLQVAALGVCVAFAALPTARAAVPVQPVIPGISEEAGSAIAQMGKTLSAKELSMTARTIRVYLDEAGQPLHIFQTMKVVVRRPNRLTVQLSGDDGSHDLFYDGKSASIFSPDANEYATIAAPADIPSALDEVQDKLNIDFPLNAFFSNAPDKSLLNDVVAGWQVGTASVDGVECRHLIFFQRAGVELELWVEKSSEARPHRMIVTYRLLPGQPNFIAEFTGWNTQVHSPDSEFAFQPPADAKKIELGPTAVPDKEGGK